The Amyelois transitella isolate CPQ chromosome Z, ilAmyTran1.1, whole genome shotgun sequence genome contains a region encoding:
- the LOC106133921 gene encoding amyloid beta A4 precursor protein-binding family B member 1-interacting protein isoform X4 has protein sequence MLSSESSASSSASSKCKALKLNLHDTQKDASFQQKADKIKLALERMREANVKKLFIKAFSMDGSSKSLLVDEKMTCGYVARLLADKNHVTMEPKWAIVEHLPDLHMERVYEDHEMLVDNLMLWTRESKNKILFAERSDKISLFQTPEKFLLTEDDRGWSSEHDEHSRQVILEEFFGQSGGTISSVPSVSGHPVPPMEGPLYLKSDAKKGWKKYHFVLRPSGLYYSPKDKVKTLKELVCLATFDTNEVYLGLNWKKKYKSPTDYCFAIKHPRLQQPKSVKFIKFLCADDQRTLERWVTAMRIAKHGRQLLENHRSLVEELTQEDLDHLAHARSCSISSIPTKTNGSTTAGINSPAQSNSSNVSVANSDISSGRHSRASSSSSSGCLSDGGTASESAFDCEFPMGTIKRKPSMKPNIPLTWMTRQLKEMVEKGGECDGEDEGGGDGGTLTRRPRNSRAEDSTLKRHHSIETTDNSVYSATNTTHLNSLGSPARHEPPSSSYGLYESIPRENLYRNSSDNSSTLYGYATVYDKVQRPPEVPVAEELPLPPPPSEDIPDGMFSSTLSLDSLPPPPPPLDIIEDISGSQLSLPPPPPEHTMEAHSGRVQDIVSQLTAQQIEQTARAGLSRTSSRSSETSRTFPRQPSLDSVNSDTSRTSSLHSDKSIYGQQNVAYGACLVELQNKKLSNGSPSIQKKLTTETTKERTGSIKKVNFADDLPTCSDTKGKKKISFNLKDPPPSSPRKPPPPKRNESTRLSSPKKLADSNSNPPKEFLKDLQRVMRKKWQVAQKCKLEPATTPHEVLGFREYPLSEDYKETSVSMWVQEHYGGGVEDPFYENMYGREPQPRREEPKPIKKRPPPAPPRRSESTHLSTHPHPSAVHPTA, from the exons ATGCTGTCTAGTGAGTCATCAGCCTCCAGCAGCGCCAGCTCCAAATGTAAAGCTCTCAAACTGAATCTACATGACACTCAGaag GATGCCAGTTTCCAACAAAAAGCTGACAAGATCAAGTTGGCTCTAGAGAGGATGCGAGAGGCAAACGTGaagaaattattcattaaagcTTTTTCCATGGACGGTTCTTCCAAAAGCCTTCTGGTGGACGAAAAGATGACGTGCGGCTACGTGGCCAGGTTGCTGGCAGACAAAAACCACGTCACGATGGAACCAAAGTGGGCAATCGTCGAACATTTACCTGATTTACACATGG aGCGTGTGTATGAAGATCATGAAATGCTAGTTGATAATTTAATGTTGTGGACCAGAGagtccaaaaacaaaattttgtttgccGAAAGATCCGACAAAATATCACTATTCCAAACTCCAGAAAAGTTTTTGCTGACTGAAGATGATAGAG gTTGGTCAAGTGAACACGATGAACACTCGAGGCAAGTAATTCTAGAAGAGTTTTTCGGTCAGAGTGGAGGGACTATAAGCTCGGTACCCTCCGTGTCAGGGCATCCTGTGCCCCCCATGGAAGGCCCACTCTACCTGAAAAGCGACGCAAAGAAAGGCTGGAAGAAATACCATTTCGTGCTCCGTCCATCAG GACTGTACTACTCGCCAAAGGACAAAGTAAAAACTCTGAAAGAATTGGTATGCCTGGCTACCTTCGACACGAATGAAGTCTACCTGGGACTGAACTGGAAGAAGAAGTACAAGTCTCCAACAGACTACTGCTTCGCTATCAAACATCCGAGACTGCAGCAACCAAAGagtgttaaatttattaagttcCTATGTGCTGATGATCAGCGCACGCTCGAGAGATGGGTGACCGCAATGAGGATAGCAAAG cacGGAAGGCAATTACTGGAAAATCACCGATCGTTGGTAGAAGAGCTAACGCAAGAGGACTTGGATCACCTGGCTCATGCGCGATCATGTTCT ATATCTTCGATCCCAACGAAAACGAATGGTAGTACCACAGCTGGCATCAACAGCCCAGCGCAGTCTAACTCAAGTAAcgtcagtgttgccaactcCGACATCAGCAGCGGAAG GCACTCGCGGGCGTCCTCCTCGAGCTCCAGCGGGTGTCTCTCCGACGGCGGCACCGCTTCCGAGAGCGCGTTTGACTGTGAATTCCCTATGG gCACTATAAAACGCAAGCCTTCCATGAAACCGAACATTCCTCTGACTTGGATGACACGTCAGCTGAAAGAGATGGTGGAAAAAGGGGGAGAGTGCGACGGAGAAGACGAAGGAGGTGGCGACGGCGGCACCCTCACCAGGAGACCACGGAACTCCCGTGCTGAGGACTCCACGCTCAAGCGGCACCATAGCATCG AAACAACAGACAATTCTGTCTATAGCGCTACAAACACTACCCATCTTAATTCTTTGGGTAGTCCAGCTCGACACGAGCCGCCGTCGTCATCTTACGGACTCTACGAGAGCATCCCCCGGGAGAATCTCTACAGAAATAGTTCAGACAACAGTTCTACTCTATATGGTTATGCAACTGTTTACGATAAAGTGCAAAGGCCGCCGGAGGTCCCGGTAGCCGAAGAGTTACCGCTGCCACCACCACCCTCTGAAGATATACCAGATGGCATGTTTAGTTCTACTTTAAGTTTGGATTCACTTCCACCTCCCCCGCCGCCCTTGGATATCATTGAAGACATTTCTGGGTCTCAACTTAGTTtgccaccaccaccaccagaGCATACAATGGAAGCGCATAGCGGCCGAGTGCAGGACATAGTAAGCCAGTTGACTGCGCAGCAGATCGAGCAGACTGCGCGAGCTGGCCTTTCTAGAACCAGCTCGCGAAGTTCAGAAACCAGTCGCACCTTTCCACGACAACCGTCCCTAGATAGTGTCAACTCAGACACCTCACGAACCTCCTCCCTCCATTCCGATAAAAGCATTTACGGCCAGCAGAATGTTGCTTATGGTGCCTGTTTGGTCGAACTTCAGAACAAGAAACTTAGTAATGGCAGTCCCTCCATCCAAAAGAAACTCACCACTGAAACAACGAAAGAACGCACGGGATCCATAAAGAAAGTTAATTTCGCTGATGATCTTCCAACGTGTTCAGACACCAAagggaaaaagaaaatttcattcaatttaaaagatCCTCCGCCATCCTCACCGCGAAAGCCGCCTCCACCCAAACGCAATGAGAGTACGAGGCTGTCGTCACCTAAGAAACTAGCAGACTCCAATAGCAATCCGCCGAAAGaatttttgaaagatttaCAAAGAGTGATGAGGAAAAAATGGCAAGTCGCCCAGAAGTGTAAATTAGAACCGGCGACGACGCCTCACGAGGTGCTCGGTTTTCGTGAGTATCCACTGTCTGAGGATTACAAGGAGACGAGTGTTTCGATGTGGGTGCAAGAACACTACGGCGGAGGGGTAGAAGAtccattttatgaaaatatgtatgGAAGAGAGCCTCAGCCGCGGCGGGAGGAACCCAAACCAATCAAGAAGaggccgccgcccgcgccgccgcgtCGCAGCGAGTCCACACATCTGTCCACACACCCGCATCCTTCCGCAGTTCACCCTACGGCCTAA